The following DNA comes from Fundulus heteroclitus isolate FHET01 chromosome 1, MU-UCD_Fhet_4.1, whole genome shotgun sequence.
GCCGCTCAACAAACTCTCCCTCCACCCCCCGTTCGCGGTCTGTGCCCAGTCcaagtctttgtgtttttggtcATCTTGAGCATGAGAATGTTGTCACTGTTTTATGTTGTGTGATGGTCTAAAATGTCTTTGTACACCAACATGTTGCGTATGACCCCTTACTCTATTCCTGTGTTTACTTTATTTGCATGCTTCTTGCTTGGCTTCTTAATATTTTGTCAGGTGTTTTTATTATCTTTGAACCCATTCCTTTCTTGGAGAAACTGTAAGATTATCAGCACCCAGAGAAGCGTGTTTGCAGTGTTTCTCGTATTTTCTGTTAATATCCACTTAAATCCCAGTGTTGTGGTCTGTCGGTAAGTATCTGCACTGCAATGGCATGCTGGAGACCATGGATCAGTGTCCTTCATTTGTGTGCTTTTGAGTCTCTGGATGTATAGTAGCCTTGCTAATCTGCCCACTTGTTGTCCTCAGTTGTATGGTAACAGGTAAAGCTAAATAGCTGGTTTACTCTTTCAGGCGAGCTCCATCTGCACCCAGTAACAGAGATCCCCATGGCAATGCCTCCGTCAGCAGCGGCAGCAACTCAGGCTCGTGTAAAGGCAGCGACTGCAGCCCCACCAAAGGGTAAGGAGTAGCAAACAGCATGAGTGAGGCAAAGCTGCACCACCCATTGCGCTTATCGAGGTAACACTGTTTTATAATGAAATCTGGCCACCTGCAAGCAGGCTGGTCTGCTGGGGTTTTTTAAGCCGTTAGACCATGTCACACATTTTGTTTCATACTATTGTGTTAATACAGTGATACCAGGAAACTATATTAAGGCTACCAAAGCTTTTCCATGTCTACTTACAAGCATACACATGTTTGCATTGGACAGCTGTCTACAAAAGAGCACACGATCATTTTACACAGGAAACAGAGGTAGGAGACAGTGCACCATCAATGGTCTTCCTGGGTGAAACATACTGAGAAGTAAATAATAAGGAGTAGTTGTTACTCCTTTCAAACACTGTCTGGTGTAAAATAAAAGGGatttaaaaaagggatttaaaaagcacaaaaatcgGAGTGGTTTAGGTGaacaccattttattttattacttctTAGGTACTTACTCTGGAAACATTTTTATGCTCcattctctgtgtgtgtgttttttaagacttttttaaggttaaaaaaatagtttctggagttgttttaagatgGCAGAAATCTGCTTTGGTCTCTGCCCCTCTCTGACTACCCAATACATTCAGACTCAGAAATGAACTGATCTTGAGTTCTactaaagaaaaacaccaaacgATTTGTCAGATATTAACTGTTTATGACCTTTAATAAGAACCTTGGAATAAAAATCCTGACATGTCCTTTTAACTATAGAGAACTtgactaaaaatgtattttaaagccATGTAAAAAGTTGAAATTCAAGGATTCTTAAGTTTGTTACAGTGCCTCTCTTTTAAATCAAGCCAAACAACTAATGCCACAAAATCACTTTTACAAAAAGTCTCAAAAATTCCAAAATGCAAAACTTCTTGCTGATCGTACATCCCTGTGTCCCAGGCGTCAGAAATACACCTCATGCACAGACAACCATGGTATTCGCCCTCCTCCACCAGAGCAGTACCTCACACCTCTCCAGCAGAAGGAGGTGTGTATCCGACACTTACGAGCCAAGCTCAAAGAGACCATTAACACACTGCAAGACAGGTGAGATGCTGAGACACAATTACtcaaactggaaaaaaacattttttagctcTTTCCATATTCTGCTTAATTTTGACCATCGTGCGCTTCCTCTCATTTTTGCCTCTTTCAGAGACACAGAGATCGATGAGCTGCGAACTCAGCTTTACCGGATGCAGGAGGACTGGGTCGAGGAGGAGTGTCACCGTGTGGAGGCTCAGTTAGCCCTGAAGGAGGCTCGTCAAGAGATCCAGCAGCTCAAACAGGCTGTGGACACAGTTCGTAGCCGGCTTAGCGATGCCGGCGGACTCAGTGGAGATGTAGGCGTCCAAAAGTACTTCCAGGACATCAACACTCAGAATCACAAACTGGAGAACCTTCTGCTTAGCATGGAGTTAGCCCAAGCCGGACTGGCCAAGGAAGGAGAAGCCATAAAAGGCTGCAGGACCCGTGCTGGGGGTTCAGCTCCAGCATCTGTTTCTGGGGAAAGTCCCGGGGGTGTACCCAAGTTGACAGTGGGAGGGAGGGGGTCTTGCTCTTGCGATGGCTCGCCAGCTCGTTCGTTGACTCGGAGCTCCACTTACACCAAGCTGAGCGACCAGGCACTGGGGGACCGAAACTGTAACGACACAGACTTTCCCTGCCTGTCAGGTGACGGCACACAGGACAGCGGGTTTGTGTGCTGTGGAGAGAACAGCGTCCCCAGCCgggctgacctcctgctggaaGCCGCGTACCTCTCTGAGGAGACGGCGTCATTGCTCAACTCCTACACACAGGCCTTCTCTCACACTTTGCCTCATCCTGCCCCCCAGTCTCTGCCTCACACCTTCTCCCACACCTTACCGCATTCTTTCCCGCACAATATGTCGCACTCGATGCCGCACTCAATGCCTCACTCCTCCACCTATGAGAAACTCTGCACAGGTGAGCGGCTGGCTCCGTTTCATTGCGGTTTGGGTGGAGTGAGCTGCATGAGCCACCCCTGCCTGTCCCACCACCACCTGTACCTGCATCCCTTGAGGGAGGCAGGGATTCAGACCGAAAGCTGCCCCATCCCTGCAACGGCAGGATATCCCTCCGATCTGGACACCATTGCAGAGCAACGTACGTTTCGCTCACAGGCCTGCAGCCCCACTTCCACCTGGATGTCTGACGAGGGGGAGGAGGACCTCGACTCCATCACCACCACTACTTCAGTGACGACAGCAACAGTCATGAGCACGGCCACCGAGCCAATTCCAGTTTCCAAAACGCCACTGGTTCCACCTCTGCCACGCTCTGCTACTGTGGCATTTTCCGTGGAGGGTCCTTGGTGTCAAGCAAATGATAAAATtgaggaagaggaaaagcaaGAGAACGAGAAAAGAGAGAAGGAAGACACTGTAACAGAAGAAGAGTTGGAAAACACAGAGATCAGACAATCAGAAGAGGAACAGCAGACGGATAAAAGCTTAGTGGAAGAGACTGAGGTAAACGATGAGGGGGCAGAACAAAGGAAAGTCTGTGATTTAGCAGGTATATCAACAAGAATGCAAACTGAACTTGATTTTGAAGGAGCCTGTGGAGAAGGCAAGCAATATGAAATGTTGCTCAGGAACCAGAATGTGGAGGACAAGCAGCAAGAGACTGGGATAGCCGAAAGATCAACAGAGGAAAAGACGCCAGAAGTTAGTCCAGGGTACACTGGACTACCTGTAGGTGTACAAACACCTCAAACGTCCCAACCTCCAAGGAGAACCATCTCCCATGAGGAGATGGCTGGTGTCACGGTAGTGGAGGTCCCCGATGAGGATGATGATACGGATAAAACTAGTGAACAAGGGGCCACAGGGGGCGCTGAGGCAGAGGACGAAGACTCATCCGACGACGGGAAAATCCAAAAAAGCTACTGGAGCCGTCACTTCCTGGTCGATCTGCTCGCTGTTGCCATCCCTGTGGTGCCAACGGTGGCGTGGCTGTGCCGGGGCCCGGTGCGCGACGGACAGCCCATTTATCACATAGGTTCCCTGCTGAGAGGCTGCTGCACTGTGGCACTGCACTCCCTCCGTAGAGGGAGCGGCTTGAGGCATTACCCCGCAGGCGGGGGAGACCTGGGAGGGTCACAGATATAACAGAATGCCATCGCTGCGGTCCTTCACTGTTGTGTCACGTCTCCAGTCTGATCTGTAGTGTTAGACCATTGCTTAAAGTgcaaggagaggaagagagagaacTTTCTGTTCCTCCACTTTGGATGGCCATAACAACGGGAATAAGAATTGGGCATCAAAGAGGAAGGCACCTGACCGACCAACACTACCCTGTTTGGCCCTGCAATGTCTTGTTTCTCTTTGAATAGTCCGTTCTGTCGCTACCAAAATATTCACGTACTGGCTTGTGCAAACTGAATAAGCTGCTTGAATCAAATGATCAGTGCTTTGATGTTGAttgtttagtttctttttgaatgtagagaaaatgtgaatttttttctgtgtgtgtgtcagccATCAATGATAACGGGATACAATCATCACATGTTGCGTTCATAAATACTTTATATGTATTTGTAGGCGTGTATAAGTAGGACTAAGTTAGGACAAGTAAGGCAATGGTTGACCAATGGTAGTGGAAAAAATCCACTTTAATCCAAAGCTGCAGAAGCGTTTCACCGATCGTGTCaagatttaatttgtctgctgtggAGCAAAACATTGTAGGCACAGAACTCAGGTATCTGCCAGGGGTGGAAACACAACCaatcatgtaaggcagccttgCACAGCTCAACGCTAAATGGATTTCAGCCAAAAGCAGCTTAATCTCACCGGCTTCCTCTCTTTAAACCGACAGTGGGCAATTTTTGAAGGAGATGAACCCTGACAGATACAGTACCACTCTGATTtgacaaacattaaaatattacactGGAATACTATTATTCATTAACAGGCTACATGGGCCTTGCCTCTTGCTTGTTGACTgctttgtaaaaacatttgcagACAGACTTAGTAAAAAGACTTGGCAATGAGCGTTTTTTGAACAACCTCTTAAAGTCCACTGAAAATATCAAAGGTTTACATGCAAGCATTAGTGAAATATGTAAATAATTGCTggagctttttaaaattttagttttaGATTAGGTAGAATATTGAAAGGAAAACTTTACTTCTCTTGCACTTCCTGTCACAAAGTCACTCAGCGTTGTTCAGAAATAACGGACTGGATTAGTTAAAAGTCAGTGGTTCCCTCTGCTGGTCAGAGGCAGGTTTGGTAGAAAAATAGCCTCAAACATCACGTATGAGTCATTTGTGATAACTTTGATGCATTTTCCATCTAGccttcatttttcttcttttttttctcattatatACACCCAGTTTGtgaaacataaaatgttttaaaaaaaacatattaaaatcaATGCTTAAAGGTTTTCAAAAAGTCGATATTAGTAATGGAAAACCATAACCATAACTAACGAAACCAAAGCAACTTTTGTGctctaaaatacatttaaaaatatatattacacCTGCACCTTCATTGTTTAAAGATTGGGAGGATGAACTCAAGATGAAGACTCTGATTGCATAGAAGTGCATATTTAGCTGCTTTTTCAACAGAGAATGGAGGTAAGCGTATTTAATTTTGTATTGatcaggtattttttttaaatacatttaattcacTATGAGCATTGGACAGTGATGTGAGGCACCATTTAATTATTACATAAAATAGAAGGACCTTACCAGGTTAGGTGTGATTTCAGCAACCTATAATCATACATGATCCTCTCTGAGCAGTGTGGTAATCATTTTTAAGAAGAATATTTGTCTTCTCTCATGGTTGACCAAGCAGAGGTGGGGGAAGGATTTTCTTCTTCATGGACTTTTTCATGACAAGGGGAAGGTTGCTAACATAAATGGCTATCGGTGGACCCTGTAATTTTAGGCGCCTGAGCAGAACATTTTCCTGCAGGGTCTTCCGCTACTGTTGTGATTGGTCAGGATCTGTCAAGCTAACATGGTATTCGCCCTGTGCAGCTCTGGTGGTGTTGAGACTTGTTTTCCCCATTTCTTCAATGATTGCAAATAACAAGgagtcttcttcctcttctgcttcaaacattttgttttcctcctcctcttccctcaaACTGCCCATTCCTTAGAATTGTTGTATTGTCCGTCAAATTTCCCCAATTTTAGCACAGGTGTTACGTATGCTGCAGTGGACAGGACTTTCTAGGAGTTCGGCAGCTGAGTCTCTTACAAAgttaacctgacgccgccagatagatttgcttcgcatatccatctggaaaccttccgttgaagtaattttgggaaggggcgaaaatactggttagctgattggcctatgttggtgatagacgggccaaataaaccaatcagatcaacgaagcatatgacatactcgtcaacatgcttcgtcgtcgctcgtaacagagcgacgacgaaaacacaaccacaagccaagctactgttgctgctgcaggtaaaggctcgttagctcagcaaagaaatactctgtaattccgataaaacttgctcgatagccacgctaacgctagtttcatcggctgaagccgccatgttctttagactgaactgtcgatcttctcgttgcgtcacacctcaacccgcctcaaagccaacgctgattggacgttcgtttggtgaacggctccaaattttctttaacggagggtagccagactgatctgcgagtgaaaccttgaaagctcgcgagatcaggatggtctcacgaggctattaCAAAGTATGAATTGTCAGAGCCAAATCAAACTTATTTCTTGTTCTTGCCGCCTCAAGAACATGAACACATTTCTTGGTTTGAAACATGCTTAACATTCAGTAATCCCTGCAGTCAACAAACATATTTCCCACTAGTTGTCTTGACATCATGAAACCCGTGTAAAGCGGTAGATTGCATCTATACACCATTTTctctgtaatttaatttcttgATCGCTGTTCAATCCAGCCATCTAAGCTTTGCCATGATCCTCATGGAGTCAAACCCAGCTTGACATTGATCTGCTGCCTCTTTGACTCCTGGTTGTGTTTCTACCCTTGGACTGTTTTGATTAACTAAAAGACTTacctatttatttttctctttgtcCTCTGTATGCAAAGCATTCTTTAAGGGTTTTAATGATGCAGTCTTCATCTCCAATTGTCTACTCTGTCCTTTTGATTTTCTGTCGTTACATAAATAATCATCAGAGGTCGTGGTAAACACTCATCATGAATCTCTACACTTGCTCTGAATCGTCAGTTAGGTTAGCTAACCAGAACAAGCTAGcttaaatatctttaaaatctctaaataaatcaaagaattTTGGTGAAAACGTCATGGAACTCTTGATAAACTAAATGTCTAATTTAATTTGGGTAGTTTAGTTTCGTAGAATCTAACTTAGATCTCTCTTTCTCCCTACTTTGTGCCTTTTATTTGCCAATTTCAGAATACAGTTTAGTACCTGTCTCTTAAAGGGAATAATGTggacatttattttcaaagagGAATATTTTCTATACACAGTTATATGGCTTGCTATTGTATCCTTTAAAATCTGATGCTAAACTAACACAAAGTAAATCTTTCTATAGTCGTACAGAGAAATCGTGATCAGATTTCTGTAGATACTCACAAGCTCAGTTTGACACTGTAATGTAGATCTGAATGAAGTGAGTTGTACTCAGTCTGTGATCTGTGCTGTATATTTCTGCTAACCTTACGCTCCTGTGCTGTAGCTAGTCTTTAGCTGTTAATATGTGTTCTCAAGTCCTCCGTGCACAAACGAGTCCGTCACATAAATAAACTTCTATGTGTCTTAAACTGTCTCGCAAAGAAATTCTAGAAGTTggtaaggacaaaaaaaataaatgacatgtttaaatgttctttcacAGACAGTTTGGTTCCAGTTGCATAAAAGATCCTTTGAGTTACATTTTTGCGTGTCTGGACTTTAATCAGCGTGACATCGGTGTCTGCTGTCTGATGAGTATTTTAGCAGGTCGAGGATTGAGTACCAGCAGGCTAAAACATTTGCTTGAAGAGACTGTTAGCATGTTATTGCATTCTTTAAACAGATTTTACAGACATGATAGTTGATTTCAAAAAGCAATGCCAATGACCATGCAAAAGTATCCGTACACtctgaacctttccacattttttctTGTCACATCCACAAACTTCCAATTAATTTTATTAGGATTATATGTGGCAGACCAACACCAAGTGgagcataactgtgaagtgaaaaCAAGCATACAAgtgttttcaatttgtttttagCATAGCTCAGGATTAGTCATAAAACAACAAGAAGCACTTGTGGACAGCAGCTTTCAGGTGTTGCCACAGGTGTGTACCACAGTAACACACTTCAATCTAAACCTGTGGTACCTGAACATTGGCCAtgagggatatatatatatatatatatatatatatatatatatatatatatatattttttttttttttttacctaatgGCCTTCGTGGGccacaattaattaattattttttattaaaaatggaaTTATGCCTTTCTTGtgacatttaatttttatcttcTCATTTATATACTAAACATGCACGATTTTAATCCAATGAACAAAGTAGTCAAGTCTGTAAATTGTTGTTGGTCCAAAACATAAAGGGGTTCTTACATGATTACCTTATTAAAAGGCCGGCATATAATTTCCCAATTTTGAGAagttgattgttttatttttttgagcaagataattttctgtttgtttatgcttaaagcaaaaacaagatATGTGCCAGTACTTTCTGTATTTAACTAAGTTTAATCAATAGGGGCGGGTAGG
Coding sequences within:
- the snphb gene encoding syntaphilin isoform X1: MSAPAPASRRSTSGSRRFDYCRFIELDYVPMESGYMVSMRPSKGYTSTKSPTKGYTSTKSPDRRSTNSPSTPRSRRAPSAPSNRDPHGNASVSSGSNSGSCKGSDCSPTKGRQKYTSCTDNHGIRPPPPEQYLTPLQQKEVCIRHLRAKLKETINTLQDRDTEIDELRTQLYRMQEDWVEEECHRVEAQLALKEARQEIQQLKQAVDTVRSRLSDAGGLSGDVGVQKYFQDINTQNHKLENLLLSMELAQAGLAKEGEAIKGCRTRAGGSAPASVSGESPGGVPKLTVGGRGSCSCDGSPARSLTRSSTYTKLSDQALGDRNCNDTDFPCLSGDGTQDSGFVCCGENSVPSRADLLLEAAYLSEETASLLNSYTQAFSHTLPHPAPQSLPHTFSHTLPHSFPHNMSHSMPHSMPHSSTYEKLCTGERLAPFHCGLGGVSCMSHPCLSHHHLYLHPLREAGIQTESCPIPATAGYPSDLDTIAEQRTFRSQACSPTSTWMSDEGEEDLDSITTTTSVTTATVMSTATEPIPVSKTPLVPPLPRSATVAFSVEGPWCQANDKIEEEEKQENEKREKEDTVTEEELENTEIRQSEEEQQTDKSLVEETEVNDEGAEQRKVCDLAGISTRMQTELDFEGACGEGKQYEMLLRNQNVEDKQQETGIAERSTEEKTPEVSPGYTGLPVGVQTPQTSQPPRRTISHEEMAGVTVVEVPDEDDDTDKTSEQGATGGAEAEDEDSSDDGKIQKSYWSRHFLVDLLAVAIPVVPTVAWLCRGPVRDGQPIYHIGSLLRGCCTVALHSLRRGSGLRHYPAGGGDLGGSQI
- the snphb gene encoding syntaphilin isoform X2: MSAPAPASRRSTSGSRRRAPSAPSNRDPHGNASVSSGSNSGSCKGSDCSPTKGRQKYTSCTDNHGIRPPPPEQYLTPLQQKEVCIRHLRAKLKETINTLQDRDTEIDELRTQLYRMQEDWVEEECHRVEAQLALKEARQEIQQLKQAVDTVRSRLSDAGGLSGDVGVQKYFQDINTQNHKLENLLLSMELAQAGLAKEGEAIKGCRTRAGGSAPASVSGESPGGVPKLTVGGRGSCSCDGSPARSLTRSSTYTKLSDQALGDRNCNDTDFPCLSGDGTQDSGFVCCGENSVPSRADLLLEAAYLSEETASLLNSYTQAFSHTLPHPAPQSLPHTFSHTLPHSFPHNMSHSMPHSMPHSSTYEKLCTGERLAPFHCGLGGVSCMSHPCLSHHHLYLHPLREAGIQTESCPIPATAGYPSDLDTIAEQRTFRSQACSPTSTWMSDEGEEDLDSITTTTSVTTATVMSTATEPIPVSKTPLVPPLPRSATVAFSVEGPWCQANDKIEEEEKQENEKREKEDTVTEEELENTEIRQSEEEQQTDKSLVEETEVNDEGAEQRKVCDLAGISTRMQTELDFEGACGEGKQYEMLLRNQNVEDKQQETGIAERSTEEKTPEVSPGYTGLPVGVQTPQTSQPPRRTISHEEMAGVTVVEVPDEDDDTDKTSEQGATGGAEAEDEDSSDDGKIQKSYWSRHFLVDLLAVAIPVVPTVAWLCRGPVRDGQPIYHIGSLLRGCCTVALHSLRRGSGLRHYPAGGGDLGGSQI